The genomic DNA atatctttaaattttttgaataatattatatagttgagttttgaattttagtaatattattaatgccaaaaattatataattctaccaaaattaaattcaaaatattttttttaatatattttatatatatttaatttaatgtaattatttcattttaaagtCTTTGACGTGGTTATGATTTTAAAGTGCATTTAATGAAAATATTCTGatcaatattaatatttaatatacaagaaatcatttttataaataatttaacttatttttgaaattccaactaaaatttatttacattttaaaataaaattccCTTTTTACGccttattattttaattataatctgCAAAAGTTGCATACTGAATTAGTGAGTTGAAGTTGAGGGGTGCAAGTTGTATTTGCTAAAGTTGAGGGgtacaaaattattttttaaactttGTTTGAGGGTGCAAAGTGCATTTATCTCTATAAAAATTTAATAGCATTATGCAGTTGAGGAGAGCTGCGAAgactttataattttaataagATTAAATTAACATATTATAACaatcttaaaaaaattaataaaacttAAAAATTATTACATGTCTACATAACTAATAATCCAAAGAAAAATTCTACtctttcaaaaataattttattaaaagaaaaaataCCAAACTGAGGAAAAtgattaatataaaatataaataattgaaagGAATATTGACGTAAACAAATGGGATATACACAGATAAATTCCAATTGGGCACGGGGAACACAGACAAAAACCAATAGCAATATCAAATAACATGATGAGTGGCCTTATCTTATCCAATCAAAGTTGACACAAGAGAAGTAGTATGAAAGATTAGCCTTTTGGCAACAAAGCTAAAAATACAACGGTACAGGCCTCCGCTAGTAAAAAAAGAACCCAAAATGGCTAACAATTTTACAGAAAAAGACTTGTGCACTGCCACAAGGAGATTGTGCTCTGTTTCTAGCCACCTTGTTCCCGTTGCGCCACCTtccatttcttttcataattgcAGCAGTGCTAACTCCATCAATGATAGCTACCATCGTATTCATGGAGATGTCTCTACGCTTCAACCTGTCTGGAAACTTGCTTCTGATGAGCTGGGAATAGAGTATACTGATATTGTTTACGAGAAAGCTACTGATGAAGGCATTGCTAAGGTCACTTGTTTACTGATTTAAGCTCCATTTATTAATTCTGAAGCTATTGCAATTTACAATTTTATTTGATTATGCCAATGTCATAGACTCATTTACTAAGGCCAGCGAATTGGCTACCGATGATTTGATCATAGGTTCCGTGTTTTGATTAAATGAACTCAACACCTGGTATTAGTTTCTACTTGTAGAATTAAATGAACTCAACACCTGGTATTAGTTTCTACTTGTAGAATTAAATGAACTCAACACTAGTCATGTATCCATTGGAGTACAATCCCAGGGATAACTACTACTTAAGCGAGAAAAAAGAGAGACCGTGCTTcaatttaataaatataattatttatttaattgataGTTACAGAAAAAGTGTATAGTTATTGATTAGTAAGTTGAATGTAAGATCGCTACAAAACTATGTTATGTTTCGTTGGGGAGAATGGAATGAATGGGATGGAATGAGTGAAAAATAAAGGAAGACAATGGAGGTAGGAGGGAAGATTTAAAATATAATGAGGGAGGACAAAATTTTCATGAGATTTGACAAAAAAATAAGTATGGAGGAGAATGGATCATTCCTTCCCAAATTTGGAGGCTTGAACTATGGCTCAAGTTCTAATGAATATGGAAGGAATGAAAATTTTAAACATTTACCCCTAATGTAGTTCAAATCTCATTCAATTCCCTTTCAATTTCATTCACATTAACCAAACACAACATAAGGCTTTTCCCATGCTTGAAACTTGTAATTTTGAGGTACTAGCCAAGTACTTGTAATAATTTTGATGATATTCATTTTCGTAAAACATTGCATCTCTATTCTCAAAAGTCGACACcttttgattttatttaattgtcAACAAAATTTGCTTCTAGTGTATGttactatttttaataatttattaatttagcAAGCGCATAGCTGCAAATGATATGCTACTGTGCTACAATTTGATAGTTTTACTTCTTTTTAAATTGTAGATCACAATTAACAGGCCAGAAAGAAGAAATGCATTTCGACCAAAAACAATCAAGGAACTTATTCGTGCATTTAATGATGCAAGGGATGATAATTCAGTGGGAGTGATCATTCTTACTGGAAAGGTTATTTCTTCTGTTTAGTAGTTATACAGTATGCATACTTTCATCACCCTTGGATTCCTCAAATTTAATCAACATGCCTTGGAACTGTTTTGCGCACTACCACCGGTATCAGGAGTTTAATGGTGCCAAGTGCTAACTGCTAAAAGAAAGATTACAGCAACGACATAGATAAAAAGTAAAAATGTCAGTTATACAAATTCTCAACTCCCGCTAAAGTAACTATTAAGATTCAAACTTGCAACAATCCCTGCTATGTATGTTAAAATTAATGTATGTGGTTCCATCTTTATATTGAAAGGTGATTTCCATTTCTCTTCAAATGTACTGAAGTGGTGGTTTCTTATGCATCCACTAAGTTATGAATACATATTGAGAGTTTTATGTTGTTACAGGGGTCAAAAGCATTCTGCAGTGGTGGCGATCAAGCATTGAGAAGTAAAGATGGTTATGCTGATTATGAAAATTTTGGTCGATTGAATGTTTTAGATTTACAGGTACTTTACTGAATGTATTTAGCTTAGTTGCCCTTATAAACAATTCTTCTTTATGTTTTCTCCATTGACCACTTAATGTGAGATGTATCAATTAGAATTTGATAGGAAGTTAAGTTTTTATAATTAGGACTTTGTCTTTCTTTTACTCTTCTTTTTGTTTTTGCTTAATTACCCATTTTCTTTCTATGCAAAGGTGCAAATTCGGCGACTTCCAAAACCAGTGATTGCAATGGTAGCATCCTTGCTCACAATTTTTCTGTTTACATTTCTTGACTATATTGTTACCAAAATATCTTACTCTTGGAAATAGGTTGCAGGTTATGCAGTTGGCGGAGGACATGTGCTACATATGGTCTGTGATCTAACAATTGCAGCTGATAATGCTGTTTTTGGTCAAACGGGTCCGAAGGTGCTTCCCCCCTCCCTCCTCTCCCTCTAATCGACCTCTCTCTGTTCTGTCCTTCATTTTATGTGTGACTGTATGTAGTAGAAGTTTGCAACAGTTTTGCTATCAATAATTGCTTATGTTCTATTGGTTAACACAAGAGGAATATAATTCCTTGAAAACTTTATGCTAGCTTCTATAATACTTTCGTCATGGGCACTGCAGGTTGGAAGCTTTGATGCTGGTTACGGATCTTCAATAATGTCTCGTTTGGTACGTACCAAGTAATTAAAATCAAGCATACATTTAACACAGACAAGATTTGGTGTTCGTTTGTAGAAAAGGCTAATTGTTATGTATGTTCGTTACTTTGTTCCGGTGCAAATTGCATTTTTCGTGTTTGAAGAAGAGTTGTAAATCTAGTTTACTATGTAACTTGAGAAATCAAGAAGAATCTCTTTAAGGAGATCATATATGCTTCGACAGGTTGGACCTAAAAAGGCACGGGAAATGTGGTTTCTGTCAAGGTTCTATACTGCTTCTGAGGCAGAAAAGATGGGACTTGTAAACACAGTTGTCCCGGTAAGGATCTGTATAGTTCAATGGCTATATTAGAATCTAATTGATAGTAAATTTGATGACACCTCTTAGATCAATTTGTCATTGACTCACTTGGACACTCTGATATTGGCATGTTTGAAAATTTTGTCTAGCTTGAGAAGTTGGAACAAGAGACGGTGAAATGGTGTAGAGAGATCCTAAGAAACAGCCCAACTGCAATTAGGGTGCTCAAGTCATCTCTTAACGCAGTTGATGATGGACATGCTGGACTCCAGGTAAATTCTAGCTCATAGCAACAATGTTGCCATTGTTATTTGGCATATGAATCCAATACTCAGCCTATCTTTATCATCTAAGCAGGAACTCGGAGGAAATGCTACCCTCATCTTTTATGGAACTGAAGAAGGTAACGAGGGGAAGACTGCATATATGGAACGTAGGCGCCCAGATTTTGCTAAATTTCCGCGGTTACCCTAATGTGTTGCTAAGCCTTTCTTGGTGGTGTCTTGGTAATGTTTGATCAACTTTCACTCGGGGCCGAGGGAGATCTATACAGAAGTGTTTCTAGAGGGAGAAACAGATCATACTTTAAAGTTTTAATTCAATtgagggaataaaattatttctgAAGCAAAAAGACCGAGAGAAAGAAAGGACGGGGGGCAACCATGATGAATTTTTAGATAATACTAAATGTTTTACTTGTGGACACATGTTTCAAACATAGTCTAAAATTCAGGTTTTCTGATGATCTTGTGTTGGTTACGTTAGAGAAGCAATTGAATCCTAAATAATTAAGAACACAAGGATAAACCATTGCCACTAGGCTATTCCATCTGCAATGTTTTCTTGATGAAAGAAGACATTATATTACTGAAAGGAGAGGTCTCTCAGTCTCTCTCAGGAGTACTGGGACTGCACAAAATGTAGAGAAGATGGTCCAATGGCCTGAAGTTACAGTCTTAGTGGAAATGCTGTTTGAAAAATAATGTCTGTTGCTGAGAAAAATGtttgaaaaatattttagatGCTAACCTCATCTAAAatattgtaacacccccttcttaaaatagaaggAAGATATTACTAAAAATCcaaaaacctgcaaacagagtactaatatatttctaacaataatttaacagtctaaaatctctaaaataatattaaatctccaaaatgtctaaaccaataatataaatgcTGAAATCTCTAATAAGAAATTAAGTCTAAATAATGATAGAAGTTTGAAATCCTAAGAACGAAATAAAGGGGAGCTCTCCATCACACAatcccagatccccctaagcatCTGCCAAAAAAAGAATAtggcatgagccaaacgcccagtacggattaCAGTTTATAAATCAagagatcagaaataaataatctgcaaattataataaaacaacaattaaaaaaaaaataaggctgaaacaacgaggggttaagatatttcataccgagatcagaacagatacaaatacacacatcatagggtacctaatacGTGCAACaaaatggataacgtgtacggcatatacaacgtcaccataaatcaaatcacaaatcaaactctgggtgcacgcacgtatcctgaaacaaatatcaaatgcgcaaaagctcctcccaagagctaacagaaggatacgccgtgaccaatcacactgtcacggaagtgtcatgtcactggtgccgcaatgacatggctgtagtacccctataattggttaactcggtataccctaaatcacactaagggtccaaatgaaaaataatatttctcgcaaaatttaaaaatcacctgagacaaataattcagatttccAAGCAGAGGGTGTCGTAAATAAATTATTGAAAATCGCATAAACAGATATCCAAAATTatccaaataaaattttaaaacaattttcgaaAATTAATATGATCAAAGCAAATATTAACGATAAGAGCAGAAAGTAAGAAGGAACgaaaataaaatatgaaattgaaCAAATGAGAGATATTTAATATCTAAGAAGAGTATCTCCGAATAAAAAGGGGATAGAATTCGTACTTCGAGTATCGCAATTAAATATACTAAAGAAATCCGCAAACAATGCTCTAAATTCCCGGCCCGCGATCTAAATACAAAATTGTGATTTATTATTAAGGACATTTTATAACTAATCAGTTACCATAATtattattcaaatattattacTCCCTAACCCTGCTAACATTAATGAAGGAATTAATTTTATAACAATAGTATATATACACGTAACTACCATACAACTGAATGGTACCAATACCTTTTTACACAACTAATTAAATAATGAAAAGCTACATTCATGCATAACCAAATTTAACACCTCACCTTAGTTAAATACTTGTCAACACAAAGTTGAAAACTCTGCCTGCTAACTTACACGTGAAGTAGTTGTATATGAATACATACTAAATCAAAACGAAATAATAACCTAGACCAAGCATCTCGTATAAACATAATGTCAAGAATATATATATGTCCACTACATTCATGATTACAATAATATTAACAGGCTTTATAGATCtgtaataaattaataaaatttttagaaaaaaacaTGTTATTACtattataaaattatgatataaaatattaataaattcagGAACTACCTTGCTGCAACTTGGGATTATAAAGTATATGGTGTGAGATCCTTCATTattaaaagaaagaataaaataacataaattaaaatattaaaataacatATAATATTAGATAAAGCAAACGGTAATTCAAGAGCTCGCGAACAAAAGTTTACCCGAAATCACGTCATGAAGATTTAGCTTAATAAAATATTGTTATAAGTTCACGAATGAAACACATTCATTAACCAGACAATAAGAGATGTacaattaatttttttaagaaaaaaaattaattaataaatgaATTATACGTACCAGACAGAGAAG from Apium graveolens cultivar Ventura chromosome 5, ASM990537v1, whole genome shotgun sequence includes the following:
- the LOC141725113 gene encoding 1,4-dihydroxy-2-naphthoyl-CoA synthase, peroxisomal, with the protein product MANNFTEKDLCTATRRLCSVSSHLVPVAPPSISFHNCSSANSINDSYHRIHGDVSTLQPVWKLASDELGIEYTDIVYEKATDEGIAKITINRPERRNAFRPKTIKELIRAFNDARDDNSVGVIILTGKGSKAFCSGGDQALRSKDGYADYENFGRLNVLDLQVQIRRLPKPVIAMVAGYAVGGGHVLHMVCDLTIAADNAVFGQTGPKVGSFDAGYGSSIMSRLVGPKKAREMWFLSRFYTASEAEKMGLVNTVVPLEKLEQETVKWCREILRNSPTAIRVLKSSLNAVDDGHAGLQELGGNATLIFYGTEEGNEGKTAYMERRRPDFAKFPRLP